The Lonchura striata isolate bLonStr1 chromosome 6, bLonStr1.mat, whole genome shotgun sequence nucleotide sequence TCATGGCTTCTTCTTCATTAGGCATAAGTGAAGTTTCCATAAGTGCAGTAAACCTAGGAAAAaggtgggagaggggagagctctagatttctgctgttttgttcttttaatgGGCAAAATGGTAATCTATAATGGTGCAATGGGAAtatatttctggttttcttgAGTTTTTCCtatgtttcatttatttattcattataGTGTGCAGCTGCAGTTCTAGGCATTTATATTCATACTGCCAACTGTAATAATTCTGAGTCAGTATGAGTTTCTGCTAAGTTACCCATCTCCTTTGTTCAAGGGGAGTGCGCAGGGAGTTGTATAAGTAAAtgatttcttaaaagaaaagcaacataatttttcagcagctctTTTCTATTAAGAGGAACTGGTCTTTAGTCTTGTGCCTCTCTTCCAAGTCATGTGCACAGCTTGTCTGGTAGATTTTTGCTTCTGCACATGTATGCAGTTGCTTCAGAGCTAAGTGAGTTAAACAGAAATAGAATCAAATCAGAAAAATTCCAGACACTTCATAAGGGTTACAAGGAACACAAATGAGAGCTATTGCCACTCTTCAGATGAAAATACCTCCCTCTCCAGATCAAGCAAAGGCCAGTGGATATGTGTTTGCTTAGAGAAAGATCCTCAGAACATTGTTGTTGGATGCAAATACACTGAAAAGATGTGCAAGTGAATGACACCTCTGGTGTATTCTGTCTTCCGAATCATTAAGGCAGCAATTTCACTTCACTCAGGTTACATTTTGCCTTCCCTGCCTAGAATGTGTTTTTTCATTCTCCCTTTCATAATTGGAATAGGAGAAATGTGTGGATTGATTATTGAAGTAGTCCCTATGTAAATAAACTAAAAAGTATAACATACTTAATAGAATACCACAAAATATGAACTGTGTTTTTAGTTGAactttttttactgtttaatTTATGCTTAAGTGTGCTGAACAATCTGCATATCTCAATGACTCTTAGAAGGGGGCAGTTTACCTGACTTGCATTTGGAACTGGAGTTTGCTCTAGATTCACTGACAAGTAGTTAACACACCATTGTTGAGAATTGCAACATGTATTTCATTCCCAGAAATACTGAGATGTGTCGGAagtgtttgaaaaaaatctctgaataaATATAACAGAGTGGTAAACCAGAGGAGACCTTGAAGTAAATTTTTATCATCTTTTTTGACAGGTTTATGTCTATCATACCTGGAATCTAGCAATGAATAGGTTCTGACTTCAAAGAGCTTACAGTATcacatattttttaatgtttaggataattttctttgtaattGTGTAATAAAATTTACAGTATTCCTCAAAAGAATTGCTCATTGAAATATACTAAAAATTTCTATTCTGTTTCTTGGATATGTTTCACAtaggaaagaagagaaagcaaacGAAAGCTGAGCAAAGAAATGTCAGAAAAAGCCACAAGAGAACTAGAAAAAATGCAGTTAAAAGAAAAGGCTGATGAAAAGTATAAAGAGTGGCTAGAGAAGAAGAGAGCTGAAGaggcagaaaagaagaaaaaagagaaggtgTTAAATGAACTGATAATTTATTTGTATGGAGTTACTTAATCTGCAATTTATTGCAGATTCAGATTTGATATATTCAAATCTTACATGGACATCAAATGGCAGTGTTGTACATGAAGAAATTTGTTTGAAGAGTTACAGTGTTAGTGCCTTAAAGACACTGTGGTATGGTCAGCAAAGTAAGGTGCATGTTTAATGCAGTTTGGCATTTTTGTTAAttgcctttgattttttttctcagggaAACACTGGAGTAACATGTAGGTTGggggttgggttgtttttttcagtCTTAAACCAAAAAATGCATCTTTTCAATTTTTAGGAAAAGTTGCTTGTAttggaagaaatattaaaattttattcatCAGTCTGGAAATCTGCAAAAAATTATTCACTGTTTTGTGTATATTGTACAGGACTTTGTCTAGGAgtaccttatttttttttattattatttttaggaaaaagaaaaagaacggGAGGCTGAGCTACAGGAGAAGAGAACAAGATCAGAGAAAGTCTTTAAGGAATGGCTGCAAAATGCTAGAAATAAACCACAACCTCATTTAAATGGTTATGGTTTCCCACATGGGAGGTCTACAGGTTTGTATGTATAGTACACAATTATGTAGTGACTTAAGTTTGAGGATCCTTCCTTTTAGTGTAAAATGAAGGCTGCTTAAGACACTCATCTAATGTCTAATTTTGGCACATAAGAATGATTACTTACACTATGCTATAAGTCAGGGGAACAGATTGACaccttttctgtatttttctttaccttttttttatttggagtAAAATTACGTTATTTGAGATAATTATGTGGCGTACCAAAGGATGCTTTTATCTGATTTTTCTTACCAGGTACAGGAATCACTAGAGCACTGGCTTCTGTGAAGCAAATTAGTTGTGTCCTTGTGAAGTTAGttttcctgctccagaaggTGTGTGTCAGCACACCTGAATTCCCCTTAGAAAAGAGGTGGGGTTTTGAGACACTAGAACAATTAGAAGCTGACAGAAGTGCTGTCTGAAAAAGGAGACAGGGGCATCAACCTGTATGGAGCTaaaatttcctttctgtttcaCTTTTCACCTGCATTGCACCTTCTTGGCTTCTGTAATCCTGTTCCATTTTTGTCtgaaaatatgttatttttctgCACAACTAAAATAATTGCTTCTATTTGACTTTGCAAGAGAAATAGTTTTGAGACCAAAATTGTGATCTCTGTATGTTTAAGAGACAGGTATAAGCAGGTGAATAACCTTTACTCTTGGGCTTACGTTTATTTGTAAGTAGTGATATACCTTGCCTTCATGTTTTGGTTGGACCTGCAATACATACTGACAGTTGTAGTCGTTTATTTAAatgatttttgaaaaatatttgtcaagTCACTTGTGGCATTCAGTATAATGTATTACAAACTTTGAAGTGTATCTGTCATGTGGTTTTGTAAAACAAAGTAGCCAATTTGTAGACATTTACACTTTTTAAGAACACAAAGCAGTGAGCATTCAACCTGCTTATCATTTAAGTAGAGATGAAGACTATGCCAGTtactgtttaaaaaacaaaaaggtggATTGGTTATCCTTTTGGGTCACTTAAATTATGTGATGGGCCTGTGCTGTCTTTCTCTGAAGACATTGTTGTGTTGTATTTAGTCCAGGTAATTATTATAACTGTTTGCATTGGCAATAACTATTCTTCTTAGTTATGTGTATTTTCTAAATGTTTTAGGGAGTGCTGATAGAAATTTGTATCCAGTTCCAGCATATTGTAACCCCATTCCTTGGAAACCAGTACATGTGCCTCCCCCAGAAGAAGACAGAGTTCTTGCTATGAAGAAGCCACATGCATCTTTACCAGTGGTGATTTCTAAGCCCAGGAGTAacctgtgcagaaagaagttaTAGTCCAGAAAAAATGTTCTTAAAATCTCGACCAAATTGGACCATAAATGTGAAGTTCTGTGTACTTATATACCCAGTGCAGATTGCTTTGTgcctttctttttgtctttttttcatttttgtcagCAAGTTTTGTATTTACTGCTGGTTGACCAATCAGgcttttaatgttttttctatATTGcattttagttaaaaaaaaaataaaaaaggaaaagataaatTGTAATGGGACTATACCTCAATGCCAATAAAATGCACAAGATTGTTTATTCCTTTCCTCTCTTGTTGTTGAAGGAATTGTTGTATATGTAATTATTCTTTTGGGCAACAGTATTAACTAGgttattttaaagataaatttaatttgtaaaaagttgttttgttgtgttttaatttgtaacaaattttaaaacagtTCTTGGCTTAGTGCAGAAGGAATTGGCCTGCCTCAGTTCCAGGGTTATCATGTCACTGGGATTACAGAGCTATAGTGGGATAGCTTACATTGCTGGAGTGCTGCAACAAATGGATGGAGGCTCTTCAGGGAAGCACAGGCTCTTTGCTGACCCTGATATTTACAAACCAGGGAGAGCTGGTCAGGGATGTGAAGTTTGGGGCCAGTGATGACATGCATGAATCTGTGGGATTTAGTAGGATGCTTCTGAGAATGCTGAGGAAGTGGCAAATGTCATGGTAAGGATACTCACAATTATCTTTGAGAGATCTGGTGATAAGAGGAGGTTCCTGAGAGCTAGAAGGAAGTGAATATCAACCCGGCCTTCAGGAAGGGTGTGTATGCAGAACTGCTGGCCAGTAGTCAGCCTCAGCTCAGTCACCTGGACAGGTGATGGATGTGGCTGCATGAGGAGGAGCATTGGCAACAAAGTGGGGAGTCTGTCCCTTGTACCACAGCGTTGTGAGAACACACTCAAAAGTGCTGTGCCCATTCCTGGGCGTGCAAGGAAAAGACTGACGCTGATGTTCTGGAGCAAGCTCAGTGAAGGGCCGCAAAGATGATTAAAGGATTGCAGCATCTGACAGACAGAAGCTGAGAGAGCTGTGACTGTTCAGCATGAAGGAGAGAAAGTTCAGTAACGTCTGAGCAATGTCTGTAAATACCTGATGGCTGGAGAGAGAGATCAGACCCTCCTCAGTAGTGACCAGCAAGAGGAGAAGAGGCAGTGAGTGGAAatcaaaatacaggaaattccACTTAAACATGaggcaaaaatatttaagagaGAGTCCTTGAATGCTGGAACAAATTGCCCAGTGATGTTATGGAGtttccattctttgatatactCAAAACTTGACTGGACAAAGCCCTGAGAAATCTTCTCCAGCTAGCCCTCTTTTGAACAACAGAGTTGGACTACATGATTTCTAGAGATCCATTCCAATCTCAACAATTCAGTTATTAATGTGAAAAGGAAAACTTAGAAATAAAGAAGacttatttttcctgttgtaGATGTATCACTTTGAGAAATACCTTGTTATCCTTTAAAAGTTACAATATTAAAAAGTATATTGCCTATTATAAAATTTCTATGGTAAGAAAACACATTAAGTCACATTCTGGAAAGTAAGTGTTCTATTGATTCTAGTTCTAGGCTTAAtagtgtattttattttcttcagagcAAGTTGTAACTAATATTAAACTATCTCCTGTCAAGTTTATACTTAATACATTATTTGTACTATTAATTTGAGTGAATCAGTTTATACAGTATGCCTGTGTTTGTTCTTTCTAGATAGTGGCAAATGCTAACAAGACTGCAACCAACACCTTACATTTGGATCTGCACTGATAGATTATTTGGTTTGTGTTTGCATTTAGCCTTTCACAAAGTCTTAATTTTACTGTATGCATTTAGGAGAAGTCTGGAGTCTGTAAACTACATGGAACATCAAACTGTGTTTCTGGTAAGTAGGAGCACACAGAAGTTTGCACATTATCTTCAGGATGTAGAACTGTGTGTTCATCTTTTTCTATAAGAACCTCTGCAATAGATGGGTATGAAACTAGTGGATTAATAGATTAGTTGTTAATCTCACCATTTTACCATGTGGAAATGTCTAGTCAGACTCAGAAGTTTCATAATTATGTTGTAGGCACCCAGtgtgtggtgtttgggagtggggctgagcctcatccccagtgggtgcagctgtgaaaagcaggtgagcagcactgccagcactgagccacggagtgcccaggtgtgctgagCAAGCACACAGGGCACAGAGGCACACAGGTGGAATGCATCAACAGGAGGGGATAAAAGGTGGTAAGCAGATTCTCAAGGCTTTCTTTGGTGTCAGTGGTGGGTCCAGCATCATTCCCATATAATGGTGACTCCAacattatttgggattttgctGTCGGATGAGGTGGAGATGGAGCCCAGCGTAGCCTTGAGAGCAGTAGGGGGATGCTGCCTGATGGACCAGACTGGATTTAACACCTGGGGTAGGTGAGCTGCTGGGAGCATAATGGAAAATAACTTAGGACCATCTAATGCAACAAAAACTGTAAAAGAAACAAGAGAAGTGGTTAAAGCAGCAGTAGGAGCTAGAGACAGAGTGGCTCTGTTGTTCAGTGCCTTGTGCTCACCTGCTGGTAAAATATGTGTACTGTGCTTGTGAATTGCAGCTGTTAGGATGCGAATATGTAGATTCTATCTTATTCTTGTATGCTACTTTATAAAGTTGTGTGGCTGTCCATGGAATTCTGTAACTGTAATTCCTGTGTGTTACTTTATGAAGTTGTGGCTGTTGATGGAATTCTCTGTTATTTTGTGTGTTGCCTTATGAAGTTGTACAGCTATTGATACTGTCAATATTCTAGAAGTGTAGCTATAAGGATTTTGATGGTATGAAATGAAAGTTTGGGGAGTGAATCAAGGTCAGTACATGTTCCAGAGTCAGTGGAGCCTACACAAGGGATACTTACACCATATTTGCTGATTCTTCAGCAAGGGCCCTGTAGGGGGATGATAGACATGgcattaaattaaaagaaaaaaaaggagaattattGTAGGCACAGAGTTTGTGGTGATTGGGAATGGCATGGCTGTGGCTGATCTTCATCTCCAGTGggtgcagctgtgcaggacaggtgaATAAAATTGCAGGTAaggagccatggagtgcccaggtgtgctgggcAGCcacacagggcccagaggcacaCAGGGGCAGTGCATCAACAGGAGGGGATGAAAGGTTGGGCTGAAGAGCAATAAAGAGCAGATGACTGAACCCTTGGGTGTAGTTGTGGCTCCGCTGTCACTCTGATATTATTAGGTAAGCTGTGTGAAGCTTGTGGGTGTTTAAGATAAAGGGACAGTATTTTGCTGTAAGGCAAATTATTAATTTTGGATTAGATTACAGAGATTTCTTGGGACTCTGATTTAGTTGAAGATTTGTATACTATTTTAGTGTTTTCTCTAACGGGTTCTCTGAATGTGGCGAGGTGTGTTGGCATAATTATATGAGTGTATATCGATggctttgtatttctttttggaTTTATTTGCTTGTAGTGACATAAAATTAACTAGAAGACTTACAACCCCTAAAATAGAAGCTTTAAGATGAGGCACTTGCTGTAGCTTATCCATAGCATTGTAAAGACAGTTCTGTCCTAACTAAATTGCAGCAAAAGATTAAGGCAAGATAGCTGCTGAATCCACATAATGATTTTGCTGAAGAAGAGAAataatgtttggattttttccagCAAGGTATCAACTACACAATAAATTGGGCTGGTCTTGTAGCATCAGATGGTGTGCTACAGAAGGCTATAATTTTATGCTGTTGTGGCAAATAATTTGCGCCATTCTTTCTCAGACGTTAGAAGATAAAATCCTGACACTAGAGCAACTAGTTTAAAGGGTTAATACCAGTGGTTTGATTTCCACTGATGAGAAGTGATTTCTGTCTTTGTTAGGATATCTGTGccaggctgagcacagctcacaggatgctgaGTGAGGCAATGGCAGATCTGTAGGACGCGTGGGTCTCTGGCTGACCTGGAGTTCACTTCCCCACAGCAATCCTCACAGTGCTGTGCCTTGCATTGCTGCCTAGAAAGGTGTTGTTAACAAAATTGCAAAAACAATTTCCATACTAGATGCAGCTGCCAAGATGCAGGAAACAAAGATGGAAGGTGGATGGATGACAggtgaggctgcagctgtggctgggcaTAATATGATGCCTCTGCTGCATTATTTATTTCACACGATACCAAAATTTATACACTGGGACAAGTGAGTTATTGTGCCCTTCCAGCACTTTCTCCTCTGCCACTCTATGCACAGTTTGTCAGAGGTGTCCTAACCCAAATATGCATGGCAACAGCCTGAAGTGCCCTCATCAGCAGAATCTGGACAGGGATATTTATTATGCCGAGTGCCAAAGCTGCTGCACTGATCCAGTGTTGAACATTAAACTTTCTGGCTGGCACTTGTAATGTTCCAGCCCATTGCAGCTGAACATTACCCGTGTGGAACTTGCCTGTATGTATTTCAAACTCAAATGGCTTCAGACCTTAGTTCTGTTTCATATCCAAATACTTCTACTTctcagaaaggaaaatgggagGTAAAACTACCAGCATTCTTGGTGTAGGGAAAGTGGGTACTATAACCCAAATGAATTTAGCAAGGAATGTATTTTCATGCTGGTTTAATCAGCTAGTAATACaaaatgttacagaaaatgtaatttgaaGAAACTCTAGGATTTAGGTGCTgctgatgatttttttctttttcttttttttttttttaactaatgtTACTATTGATTTATTTGTACAGTCCATGCTTAAATGCTGACCAGGGAATGATTTTTGCTTCCTTGTTAAGCTGAACAGCTttagaaattgaaaatatttaatgcaaTTTCCTGAATGTAGTGAATGTGCTGATCATGTTTCATGAGATTCCAACACAAACAgatctttgaaaaaaattctctatactttttttgttatttcaggTGGTCTGGGGTGTGTTGCTCTTATATAAAATTGTTAGGGTTCTTCTAAGGCTGCTTCAGAGGTGTGAGATTTCAGGATTAAAATGCTTAAACAGGAGTAAGGACAATATGCTTCAACTTTGTGCCTTTTAAAACTATTGAAGTGTGTCATTGCCACTTAATTCTAAGCCTTTGAGATTTTAAAGCATAATCATCTTGTAAAGCAGTTCAAATGGTTGGTACAGTCACTTAAAATGTTCTTCTACTTCATGCCTAGTTAAGTTAGACCAGTGATTTGTTGTTAATTTACTGTCCTTGTCAATAGATTTACAGAATTTGACCTCTCTCCTCTTGAAACTTTTGACATCCCTTTTGAAATGGTTGTGGGTTTTCTATAATAGCTTACAGGTAATAATAATTCCAGAGTCAGTGGCTCAGAAAATGAGATATGTGAGTTTCATTCTCTCATCCACGCACTTTTACTTAtatacacaaaataaaacactttcaGCTGAAAAATTAAACAGCTCGAGGTCATATTCTCTCACCTGAGTACCATGgatgaaattaatgaaaatagcAAGTTGGTTGTTGAAAGATacagttctgatttttttttttttttttattccagaagGTCTGTGAAAAATCTTTTAATcgtatttatgattttttttttttattgtatgtTAAATGCTGTGTGACAATATTTTAGCCTTTTGTACTCTGTGGGAAGTTTTAGGTTGGGTTTGGATACAGTTTGAATGATATTTCAGTGGAAATATCTGAGGTGGGAAAAAATTTACCTCTGCTGATGCTAAAACCTTATTATTTTTACAGCTGTGTCCCTTGGTATCAGAGTTAAGCTTTAGCTGCACACAGCTGGTTGGCAAGCTATGGATGTGTGGATGGTAACTCATATTTGTGCACTGCAACTTGTGTTTTcctgtgtgctctgcagagAGGCTTGCTAGGAAGAGAAACATTTAATTGGCATTTTGACTTTACAAGTATTACAATACTGTGCTActgtttccttttaattttgcttGTATTCAGTTGTAAACTTTGTGTAAGTCCTGTGCAAGAAGGATTTGCAATCTAGACATTCTAGACCAAATCACTGAGAAGCAAAAGACACACCTCAGGAGCTGATGATATGATCTACAAAGTCTGTCTGGGGAATGGTTTGTTTTCTCCCTTCTGCTAATACTATGAAGcagttttgttctgttttatcTTGGGACTTTTTCATTAGTAGAAACatacaaaattacttttttatttgcatgaagATTTCATACCTACTTCTCTCAGTCTTAATATATGTATGTGCTTTTAAATGTATGAAAAACATTTGGCTAAGTTTTAGTATTACTTCAGTTTCTTAACACAAAAGGGAATTAAATTGAATTATGAGCTTCTGAATCATGTTCTCAAAAAAGAATTCTTGTCTAGGTGTGTATAGTTCATAGAATAACACAGTATGCTCTTTAATTAACTTTAAGACAATGTATAATGGGTAAAAAATGCTGCCTTGTAATGAAATCAAAGAACTTGATTTAAAAGTCATGAGTTATATATCTGAATCTTTGCTGGATCAAGGACATGCTAAGTAACTTCTCTCTGCCAAAGTTATAGCTTGTCTGAAAGGTGCTAACTTTCATAAATGAGCACTTTTGATTGCCAGGTGAAAAGCCCATGTGTGCCTTTCCAGGGTGTGGGAGGCTGGTCACACTGCACAGCTGAGTGATGTGGGAGGTTGAAATTGTCTGGCTTTTTGGTAGCGGCTGGCATGTAAAGGAGTGCCTGGCTGCTCCAGTGATAACATCACTGTCAAAGGCACTGTCTCACTGACCAAATGCAATTAAATATTATCTAGGAACCAGATCATGACATGTTTTCTAtgactttgttttgattttctttcgTACTTTGCTGCCTTGTTATTGTTGTTGATTATGATTAAAGGCATGCTCTGCTAGGAACTAAATCCACTTTGGAAATGTGAACTTTTTGAATAATAGATACTAAGATCTTACTGGTAGAGCATAGACCAAGTTCAAACAATGTCTTGAACTAACATTAAAAGCCAGAAGTGATTGCCCTTTCAAAAACAAAGCCCCAGAAAAACTTTGGCAGTAAATTATAACTAATTATGTGTGTGCAATACCACACAAATAAATACTATTTACAGACAAGTTATTACTTAAAGTTTTCCTCTCTATTCCTAGTTACAAAAGATAACTTGTAGTTtacttttctgcattttaagtCCACCCCAGATTCCCTCAGTAGTTTTTAAGGGGAATCTAAAGCAAAAGCCGTAAGAtgaaaaaacaacagcagctcAACCAATCTAATATGAAACCTTGACTCACAACAGCTTGAGGCAGAGTTTATA carries:
- the CCDC34 gene encoding coiled-coil domain-containing protein 34 is translated as MSGGASPLSPPPAEGSSPPSPSGGSPPSLASRCSSPGREEEAEQRAAGSRSSPGHRRGEHSETAAGRKLSPLKDNLSPWEEWFIGKEKELRARLQARAAEEMNKQLEEMKQNQECERRRRIAEEKHKEWVQKKREEERRESKRKLSKEMSEKATRELEKMQLKEKADEKYKEWLEKKRAEEAEKKKKEKEKEKEREAELQEKRTRSEKVFKEWLQNARNKPQPHLNGYGFPHGRSTGSADRNLYPVPAYCNPIPWKPVHVPPPEEDRVLAMKKPHASLPVVISKPRSNLCRKKL